The genomic DNA CTACTTTTTTAGCATCTTTTGGAGTAGCAACACTTGTGTAACGTTGTACATAGGCCCAGTTTCCTGCAATGAAAAACAAATTATAGAGGCCAAAGGCTATCATAAACACCCAAGAATATTCTTCGTTTGTAAATTCAAAAAAACGTTCAGGAGCTTGAGTAATGAAATTATCTAATCCTCCTATTTTATCGAAGGATAAAGGCACTACAATTAAGACAGCTGCTGTTAATACTATAAACTGTAAAACATCGGTTACAATTACTGCCCATAAACCACCAACTGCGGTATATATTAAAATAAGTACTCCTAATACAATAACACTTGTAGATATTGGAATACCTGTAGAAACCTCAACAATTTTAGCAACTGGATACAAAAACGCACCAGTAGTAAAAATGGATATCAATAAAAAGATATAGGTATAGGTTTTTTGAGTTGATTTCCCAAGTCTATCTGTTATAAACTCTGCTGCCGTCAACGCTTTCGTTTTTTGCCATTTAGGTGCAATAAAGAAGCCTATAATGACGCCAGCAATACACATGGTCCATTGAATGGTAACCGCCACCCAGCCACTAGAATATGCAATGGAGCCCCACACGACGAAAGTACCTGCGGAAAAGAAACTCATAAACAAAGAAAGACCACTCATCCACCATGGCAAAGCACCTCCTGCAGCAAAATAAGATTTCATATTCTTACCTGCTTTAGAGAAACTCATTCCACAGATAAAAACCAACAGTGTGAAGACTATGATTACGGTAATATCAATATTTGACATAGAAGCTTAATTTAGTAAGTTCTAGCAAGTAACTTGAAATATCTTAAATGGACAACTAAATGCCCAAATACAACTTCGGAAACGTTTCCATTTTTCCGGAAACGTTTCCGGAAATAGCAATATAAATTGTATTTTGGTCCATGTTTTTAAAATTTTAGCCACTTACAAATGAAACATGTTACCATTAAGGATGTTGCAAAAAAGTTAAATGTTTCTATTTCTTCAGTATCTAGAGCTCTAAATAATAAGCCCGATATAAAAAAGGAAACTCGTGAGTTAATATTAAAAACTGCGGAAGACATGGGTTATACCCCAAACCCAATCGCAAAACATTTGAGTGAAAGGAAATCTTATATTATTGGGGCAGTAGTTCCAGAATTAATGAGTGAATATTTTTCACAGGTTGTTATAGCACTTCAAGATTTTTTATCATCTAATGGCTATCAGTTGATTGTCATGCATTCTGACGAAAATCCAGAGTTGGAATTAAAAAATGTGAAGACCTTAATACGCAATATGGTTGACGGGCTAATTATTGCACCAGTAGTAGGCAACATGAACAAGTCTTTTTATTTAGAAAAACAAAAGCAAGATTTCCCTATAGTTTTTATGAGCCGAGTAAGCAGCTCTTACCCTGCTTCAAAAGTAATCTTCAACAATACAAAATGGAGCTTTTTTGCTACCGAACACCTCATCCGACAGAATTACAAAAAAATTTATCACTTGTCCGGTTACAAAGGGATGAGCGTTACAAAAGAAAGAGTTTACGGCTTTGAAAAGGCGTTAAAAAAACATAAAATTCCTAAAGAAAGGTATAAAATTATTGAAACAGGATTAAATGCTGAGGAAGGTATGGAAGCTATTGAAGATTTAATTTTTAATCATGATTTGCCTGATGCCTTTTTTTGTGTAAACGATATGGTAGCTCTCGGTGCGATAAAAAAATTAAAAGAAAACGGTTATAAGGTTCCAGAGGATGTTGCTTTTATAGGCTTCACCGAAACTCTAATGGCAGAGTTAGTAACGCCACAATTAAGTAGTGTTAAACAACCCACTTATAAAATGGCAGAAACAGCTGGTAAACTCTTGTTGGAAATCATAAATGATAATACCACCGAAGTAAAAACGGTTGTTTTAAATGGTGAACTAAATATTAGAAACTCTTCTATAAATCCAAAAAGCAACATCCTCTAAGCTGTTTATGGCAACTAAACATAGAGGGCATAAGTAAACAAAATTTTATTTGACTAAACTATTTGACTTTTAGCAAAGTAGAAACTGGTTTTGATGCTCCCAAATCTATGCTTCGTTGAGAGGGTAATGCATCTCCAACATAAATGGTGTATTTCCCTTTTCTTAAAACCGTTTTACCTGCTTCATTAAACTGATTGAAGGTTGCTTTATTTAATTCAAAACGTATTGTTTTAGTTTCCCCAGATTTTAAATACACTCTTTTAAATGCTTTTAAATCGAAAATAGGATCTTGTGTTCCTGCTAATGGTGAACTTATATAAAGTTGTACCACATTTTCAGCATCGTAATCTCCTGTATTAGTAACCTCAACTGAAACATTATACGTTTTGTCAACAGTCAAGTTTTTATATTCAAATGTTGTGTATGATAACCCAAAACCAAAAGGGTATAGTGGTTCCTCAGTCATATATTTATACGTTCTTCCCTTCATATTATAGTCTTCATAGGCCGGCAATTGTTCAACTGATTTTGGGAATGTTATAGGTAATTTTCCTGATGGTGATATATCTCCAAAAAGAATATTGGCTAAAGCTGTACCTCCTTCTTCTCCAGGATACCATGCAAAAACAACAGCATCAACTAGGTCATGAAGTTCGGGAATAGCAATAGGGCTTCCTCCTGTTAATACTAAAACAAGTGGTTTTTTAGATTTTTTTCGCATCTTCTTAATAAAGTTGATTTGATTTTCTGGAAGTTTCAAATCTTTCTTATCGCCTTTAAAGGTTGATGCTAAAGCTTCTCCTTCTTCACCTTCAAATAAACCAGAAATACCCATAACAGCAATGGTCACATCGGCTTTTGCGGCATTGCCAGTTGCCCAATCAATTGGGTTTAAATTTTCTCTAAACGGTAAAACGCCATATTTATAATTAATACTAGTTCCTGCACTTACCTTGCTTACTATACCATCTAAAATGGTTTGAGAACTGCCTGTTAAACCGTAATAATTACCTAATAAAACTTCTTCGCTAGATGCATTAGGCCCCACGACATAAACTGTTCTAGTGTCCTTTTTAAGCGGGAGTAAATTATTTTTATTTTTTAGCAGAACAATAGACTTTTCTGCCACTTCTTTTGCTAAAGCTCTGTGTTTTTCAGAATTTACAACCTCGGCTGTTATATTGTCATAAGGATTGGTTCCAATAGGATCAAACATTCCTAATTTAAAACGGGTTAAAAGACTTTCCTTTAGTCTTAAATCGATTAATTCTTCTGTTATTAATTTCTGTTCTAAAGATTTTTTTAAAACTTTATATACATTTCCGCAGTTAATATTTGTACCATTTATTAGCGCTAAAGCTGCCGATTCTTCTGGTGTTTTTGTGACTTTATGAAACTTATGGAAATCACTTATAGCACCGCAATCAGATACAATGTAGCCTTTAAAACCCCATTGGTCTCTTAAAATATCTTGTAATAAATATGGGCTTCCGCTACAAACTTCTCCCAAAGTACGGTTATACGCTCCCATTACCCCCTCAACATTTGCGTCCTGTACCAAAGCTTTAAACGCTGGTAAATAGGTTTCAAAAAGGTCTTTTTTATTAACCACGGCATTAAATTCGTGTCTCAACTCCTCTGGTCCCGAATGTACCGCATAATGCTTTGCGCAAGCTGCTGCTTTCATATAATCAGGATTGTTACCTTGTAAGCCTTTTACAAAACTCACACCTATTTTACTGGTTAAAAAAGGGTCTTCTCCATAGGTTTCTTGACCACGCCCCCAACGCGCATCCCTAAAAATATTAACATTAGGAGACCAAAAAGTTAGGCCAGCATACCTACTACGATTATTAAGTTTAATAGCTTCGTTATATTTCGCTCTAGCTTCATCTGAAATAGCGGTACCAACTTTAAGAATAAGTGCTTCATCAAAAGTTGCTCCAAAAGCAATAGCTTGGGGAAACACTGTGGCTCTTCCATTTCTGGCAACACCATGTAAGGCTTCATTCCACCAATTGTATTCTGGTATATTTAAGCGTTCTATAGGCGGACAAACATCTAACAATTGTGATGTTTTTTCTTCTAAAGTCATCGCTTCTATTAGATAATCTATGCGCTCATTATGGCTTAAAGAGGTATCAAGCCATTTTTGCGTAGCGCTTTGACTAAAACTAAAAACGGGTAATAAAACGAGTGTTAATATGAACTTAAATATTTTCATTTAATTTTTAAAATTATTATTTGTTAGCTGTTTAATTTTTAGGCTGATGGAGTTTACCTGCTTTATTTTGATGAGCGTTCTCCTTTTTGAGCCTTATCTATATAATATTGTCTATTTTTCTCTTCTTTTATAACATTTTTAATATGCGGATCTGACCATAGGGGCACTATATTATTTGCATCCCAAGCATCATACTGCCTTTTTAAGTCATCTACAATTTCTGGATGATTTGCGGCTATATTATTATGCTCATATGGGTCTTTTTCAATATCAAAAAGTAAATACTGCTTCTTATAATATGAATAAATCAATTTATAATTTGTACTTCTAATTGCATAGCCCTTACCTCCTGAATATCGCCAAAACATCGGTCGATCTTCGATTTTCTTATTTTCTGATTCTAAATATGGAAGTAAATTTATACCATCTAATTTTTTATTCTTTGGTTTTTTAATATTAGCTGCCGCCAAAATAGTAGGGTAAATATCCAAGGCAATAATAGGCTGTTTAAATGTTCTATTTCCCTTTATTTTATCTGGCCAAGAAATTACAAACGGTTCACGAATCCCGCCTTCAAACAACATGCCCTTATGTCCTCTAAATGGCGCACTACTTGCGCCATGTACATGGCCACCGTTATCGCTGTAAAAAAAGATGATCGTATTTTCATACTCGCCCGTATCTTTTAGTTTTTGAATTACTTTTCCAATTCCAGCATCCATTCCAACCACCATTGCTGCATATGCAGCACGTTTACCATCTTCTATATGCTTTACTTTCTTGGTATATGCTTTAGTAGCTTGTATTGGTGCATGTGGTGCATTATAAGCTAAATACATAAAGAAAGGTTTTTTGCTTTTGGAGTAGGTATCAATGTATTTTACAGCTTCATTGGAAAAATCGTCTGTAAGATATGATAACTCGTTAGCTGGAACAGGAACGCCATCGCGTAATACTCCTAACATCTCATTCTTACCATTTAAATTGCCCCAATAATCAAATCCTCCATCTGTAAATCCATACCAATCATCAAATCCTCTATTTGAAGGCCAATACTTCTTAGCATTTCCCAGATGCCACTTTCCTATAGCACAAGTTCTATATTTATGTTTTTGCAATAACTCAGATATGATCAACTCATTTAAAGGTAAACCCAATGAACTATTTTCATTATCATCTATTGGATTATTTTCATGACCAAATTGCTGTTGATAGCGACCTGACACCAATCCTGCTCTACTCGGGCTACAGTATGGATGTGTTGAATAACCTTGGCTAAATACAACACCATCTTCGGCCAAAAGGTTTAAATTTGGTGTTGGTATATCTGTACCTCCATTAAAACCAACATCACCCCATCCTTGATCATCTGAAAGAATGATGATAATGTTAGGTTGTTTACCGTTCGCATCTTGTGCTTGAACAGATATATAGATAAAACAAGCTAAAAAAATTAATAGTCCCTTCACAAGTTTCATATTCTCTATTTTATTAATACTTATGGTTTTTAACTGAATATTCTTTATTTAGTTGTAATAGTTATTTTACTTGATTTTAAAGACTTAGACTTAGCTGTTAAAGTGATTTGTCCTGCTTTCTTAGATGATTTTATAATAGCTAAACACATACCGCTAAACGCTTTTCTATGATTCGCTTGAAACGACTCTACACTTGTTTGGTTTCCATTATCTACTGCAATTAACTTACCGGCACCACTTACTGAAAAATTAACCAAATTATCAGCCATTGGACATAAATTCCCGTTTTTATCTTCTATTCTAACCGTTACATAAGCTAAATCTTCTCCATCGGCATTGATTTCTTTTCGGTCAACAGACACACTTACTTTAGCTGGTTTACCTGCTGTATATATTTGTTCTTCTTGTACTGGTTTTCCATCTTTATATCCCACTACTTTAATATTTCCAGCTTTGTAAGGCACATTCCATGACAGTCTGTATTTAGATTGAAACGTAGTACCCTCATAATCATTAAAACTAACCAAAAGCTCTGTTAAGTCTTTACCCTTAACCTTTTTCCCCATAGATTTTCCATTCACAAAAAGTTCCGCAGAATCACAATTTGTATAGCAATACACAGGAATATCTTCGCCTTCCATACCTTTCCAATTCCAATGAGGTAATAAGTGTATCATGGGCTCTGTTGTCCATTGACTTTGATATAAAAAGAATCTATCTTTAGGAAACCCACATAAATCTACTGCCCCAAAATAAGAACTATGAGATGGCCAATCGTCATTCCAATAGCCATTAGTAGAATTATCTCTTCCTCCGTAAGGTGTTGGTTCTCCTAAATAATCGAATCCTGTCCAAATAAATTCGCCCATAACATGCGGATTTTGTTCTTGAAAATGAAACTCAACATCTGGTGGATATGCCCAAACAGGACCTATCAAATCATAACTGGTTACATGCTTTGATTCATGCGTTTTATATTTTTCTATTGGTAAGTGATAAACACCACGACTACTCGTACAACTAGAAGTTTCGGTAGCTACAATTGGCATTTCTGGATAATTATTTCTTACATCAACATAATGTGTTGGTTTGTAATTCATACCAGCAATATCAACTTGTTGCGC from Flavivirga abyssicola includes the following:
- a CDS encoding LacI family DNA-binding transcriptional regulator, which gives rise to MKHVTIKDVAKKLNVSISSVSRALNNKPDIKKETRELILKTAEDMGYTPNPIAKHLSERKSYIIGAVVPELMSEYFSQVVIALQDFLSSNGYQLIVMHSDENPELELKNVKTLIRNMVDGLIIAPVVGNMNKSFYLEKQKQDFPIVFMSRVSSSYPASKVIFNNTKWSFFATEHLIRQNYKKIYHLSGYKGMSVTKERVYGFEKALKKHKIPKERYKIIETGLNAEEGMEAIEDLIFNHDLPDAFFCVNDMVALGAIKKLKENGYKVPEDVAFIGFTETLMAELVTPQLSSVKQPTYKMAETAGKLLLEIINDNTTEVKTVVLNGELNIRNSSINPKSNIL
- a CDS encoding glycoside hydrolase family 3 C-terminal domain-containing protein, which produces MKIFKFILTLVLLPVFSFSQSATQKWLDTSLSHNERIDYLIEAMTLEEKTSQLLDVCPPIERLNIPEYNWWNEALHGVARNGRATVFPQAIAFGATFDEALILKVGTAISDEARAKYNEAIKLNNRSRYAGLTFWSPNVNIFRDARWGRGQETYGEDPFLTSKIGVSFVKGLQGNNPDYMKAAACAKHYAVHSGPEELRHEFNAVVNKKDLFETYLPAFKALVQDANVEGVMGAYNRTLGEVCSGSPYLLQDILRDQWGFKGYIVSDCGAISDFHKFHKVTKTPEESAALALINGTNINCGNVYKVLKKSLEQKLITEELIDLRLKESLLTRFKLGMFDPIGTNPYDNITAEVVNSEKHRALAKEVAEKSIVLLKNKNNLLPLKKDTRTVYVVGPNASSEEVLLGNYYGLTGSSQTILDGIVSKVSAGTSINYKYGVLPFRENLNPIDWATGNAAKADVTIAVMGISGLFEGEEGEALASTFKGDKKDLKLPENQINFIKKMRKKSKKPLVLVLTGGSPIAIPELHDLVDAVVFAWYPGEEGGTALANILFGDISPSGKLPITFPKSVEQLPAYEDYNMKGRTYKYMTEEPLYPFGFGLSYTTFEYKNLTVDKTYNVSVEVTNTGDYDAENVVQLYISSPLAGTQDPIFDLKAFKRVYLKSGETKTIRFELNKATFNQFNEAGKTVLRKGKYTIYVGDALPSQRSIDLGASKPVSTLLKVK
- a CDS encoding sulfatase-like hydrolase/transferase; this encodes MKLVKGLLIFLACFIYISVQAQDANGKQPNIIIILSDDQGWGDVGFNGGTDIPTPNLNLLAEDGVVFSQGYSTHPYCSPSRAGLVSGRYQQQFGHENNPIDDNENSSLGLPLNELIISELLQKHKYRTCAIGKWHLGNAKKYWPSNRGFDDWYGFTDGGFDYWGNLNGKNEMLGVLRDGVPVPANELSYLTDDFSNEAVKYIDTYSKSKKPFFMYLAYNAPHAPIQATKAYTKKVKHIEDGKRAAYAAMVVGMDAGIGKVIQKLKDTGEYENTIIFFYSDNGGHVHGASSAPFRGHKGMLFEGGIREPFVISWPDKIKGNRTFKQPIIALDIYPTILAAANIKKPKNKKLDGINLLPYLESENKKIEDRPMFWRYSGGKGYAIRSTNYKLIYSYYKKQYLLFDIEKDPYEHNNIAANHPEIVDDLKRQYDAWDANNIVPLWSDPHIKNVIKEEKNRQYYIDKAQKGERSSK